The DNA segment gaccaaaaaataattaattttttttttagaaataatatttttgtaaacataGTAAAGAATCTTCTTATAagttttattgcaattatcaAATTGTGACactataaatttgtaaactgaactaaaatgaataaagtttgtttggcataaatttaagtagtataattcaatttcccaaaaactttaataaaaaatcaaagtaaaaaatattttgatttttccaCAAATGTTATAAGAAAATTTGttacatataattttttaattaagttttttaagtatcttaaattatttcaataatccAACCAAAGCAAATGCACTGATAATAAGAACGCCAAGTCGAACCGAGGCACAAAAGAAATAGGATTCCATCAGAACCATGTTCACCGTTTAACTGAAGAATCCTGTCAGACCGCAGGACTTTGTTGGCGTTGTGAGCTCCATGACATTCAGCTGGCGAATGAATAATGTTGGCCATTTACGTTGCATTATGACAACATATGACGAAAATCAGAGCAGAGTATGAAACGCAGATGGAGATATCATTGAAACAAGTTTTTGTCATTTAGCCGTCCTTCATCACTTTTCCCCCCTTTcgttagtgtgtgtgcgacaatcgtttgttgttgtcgtgtttGACATTCGACTGAGTTTAGTTGTCGACGTAGGTCCTGCCGAACCAGATAGTTTATTCTTTTGAGTTATGCCAGGCGATTAAAATAATCGAGCATTAAATATGTTGTTTATGGAAAGTTATTTGTGCTATTGTTCAGTTCGCTTGGGCGTTATGTTGGTCGCCACTTTAAGCATTGTGCGTACTCCCGAATATATCTATCGGAAATTTCCTATATATAATACGTACGTGTATTTATTACTATTGCATTTCATAGATCATGAATATTACATTGAGCGTTATATTCTTTATACATGGAGTGAATATATTCGACGGCCTCATCGATTTGTTGGAGAATGACTCACAGTACAAGTGCAGCAATTCGGTGCGAAAAGCTATTCATTGGGTACATCATTGTGAGTATATGTTATTCATAGCACACTCCTCCACACAGAACTGATGATTCGATTTACTGTCTCTTGCAGCACCCGACaatgttttagttttcttGCAGTGCATGTGCTACGCCCACATAGCCACAGCTCTTTTGGGGATCTACGGTGCTATAagggtttgtttttttaagctTAGCTGTAATAGTCTGCTGTCTTTATAATACTTTACATTCCGATTagcacatatttttataaagttttcGCTTCCCCTActattatttcatatatattgtGCTACTCGACAGAGTTCTTTATAATCATGTTGAAAAGTTTCCAGCACATGAAGCTTAgcaatttttatcaattttatatatgtatatgtacgtATAATAACGTTCAACTCATCCCTTCAGtaattattctatttatatgtaaataaaattataattgtgttTAAAAGTGTGCAAAACTTTAAGCTTAGCAACTGATATCTTTTTGgttaatacattttatgcctatgcatttaaattatttatttattatatttatagcatTATAGCCTATTCTTAGTATTAAACTATCTAaacttattatatatatcaaaatagcCTTAGGTATagtttagaatattttaatatattgtttggtatatttaaagaataatatcgcAATGTTTAGCTTTTGTTGAAGATGAGTAGAAGGAATCTCACAGTCgacaactgtagctttcttacatgtttttattggcatttagctaatcaattaaaattaaattaagctaaattaaaacaaattttattttaaattcttgaCATATTTACTTGAGTATTTactttaaactaaaatatatcaaaccAATTGCCATTATCTATGCATATTcctttaattaaaagctgCATAAATGGATGGTTATTCCTTTGGCTTTATTTGAGTTCATCTATTTTCTGGGAATCACTATTGGACACATTGTGCTAATGATTATGCTCAAGAAGCAGATCAATTTGGGACTGCTGATTGTACTCACTCTGGTTGGCAGCTTCTACTGTCGtaagtaatgaaataaattatttaactatCACAAACAGTTACTCCATATAATTTGTGTTATAGTTTTTGCTGGTTACAACTGCGTTACTTGCATTGCCATGTTCCAAATCATAAAACTGGTTAGAAGCGCCAAGTATCGTCAGCTCTATGGCGAAGACCCCTTTCATCCGATTCCCCTAAAGCGTTCGCATGGCAGCAATGGAAGCATCCAACAGCTTCGCATGGGACTGCCCGAGGATACGGATATCGATGAGCAGAAGCGTTTGGCTAAATTGGGCCTCTGGCCAAGTCGTCAGCCTCAGGTTATTTCCGTGATTCCTGTGCAGACGCCAGCCATCGGGTTGAAATGGTGGCAACAGCAGGCTCTTGATAGAGATGATCAGCTGCAGGACTCGGCTATCCTTCGCAATTGGCAACATGGTGAATTGCTGAAAGGAGCTGCCGGCAATGCTGAGCGTAAAAATGCTCTAAATCGGCGATATGCTGAGGCGCAACACTATCGATGGAATTAGATGGAGAGGATTATAACTAAATTTGTTAACCAAAACAATCTTAAGAACAGATAatcaatttatactttttatcaACTATTAAATAATGAGAATTTTATAATCTTGttctaaatataaatgcaaaatattttttattaatgaatattatgTATACTTAAAGtgtaactaaataaataacttatgACTACTCTgtgcatttcaaaatatatgaattatattttttttgtaataaaaactACAGAGGCAAAAACTCAATCGAATAACGTAAGGAAGGAATCTTTTCAATATTAGTCAAGTGGGATCGACTGTAAGATatcagcaacaaacaaaaacatagtacaatttggtatatcgatattgtattAAATGATTGGTAGTGGGTATAATTAGTTAGGTATTGTGATTTATAGTTTTAATCTTATTACAATAGAATATGCATTATATTTTACCAGTATTTCGTTTGAAACTTCGCTtctcaaaaataaaacatgcaGTTTGCTGATGCAATTTGTGTCCGCTGTTAAGTCGTGATTGAAGTtgtataaataagaaaataagtCAAAGTTAAGTACAATTGTAGCAGCAAAAGATAAACAAGTTACCAATTTTGTTGACCATTTATTGGCCATTTCGTAAGCAGTAGAAAGGAGTCGTAAAAAATTGTGAATACTGCggtgaatataataaaagtatagAGAACTTTCAAGTTATTCAATAAAAGTTCGATTTCTCTTTTGTGCTGTATagcaagagagaaagatagggaaagagaggaagagagagagaaaaaatgcTTAACAATTGTGGACACCTCTTAACATTATCCGTAGACATCCCTAGATATTTGCCCATTCCTTATTTCCTGGTGGACTTATTTTTTTCGGGAGCACTTTGCATAAACGGCAGTACAGATTATGCAACTGTCTGGGATTGTCAAGCGTCGACTCGACAACACGCTGCACACTTTGCATACTCTGGTTGCTAGAAGGGAGCTGGCGGGGGGAAGACTTGCAAAtgctttttgcctttttgcctttgcagTCAAATGCACAGCGTTCAGATAAAAAAGCAACTGGGAAGAGGAAACTTTCTGGACTATTGTGAGATGCCAAAGGAAAAATCAAAGTGTCTAACAATTGTCCCGGCCACTTGGCGACGGGTGCAATGATGTGGAATAGAGACAGATAGAGACCGAAAGAGTgagtgatagagagagagagagagagagagggagagatagcTAGACGATACAGTCAATTTCAATGTCTGAATACATTCGCCATTTTCCCCAGTGCATTTGATTCACATACTTCGTCTCAAGAGAGATTTCGACGCTATGTTGACAGttgcagtgctgccaacttgtgcaataatttaattaaaactttttgaccaaaaataaaatacaatcaGTCGGTCGGTTAGTTGGTCAGTCATTAGGGAATTCGAAACTAGGCCAACGCATAATTGTATTGTGTTTGTGGCTCTCAAGGagattttataattcaatttattatgcataatggaatttaaaataaaaccgaATTGGCTtcttaatgaaataattaaatgcattgccatttcatttatttatagttattaAGACACTTTGCAGCTCTAGACGAATTCAATAACCATATCGTATAACGTAATCACTGCAATCAAAAGGCATTAGTGCATAGCATCGTCAGTTTGTAAGCGcttactttttatttcttgcttgttgttgttcttgttgttggacATAGATAGGACACACGTAAGAGCTCTACGTGTCGTTGATTATCTGTCGGGTGCTTAGCAGCGGATTAGGTTGCCAAAAAACGAGTCGAGCCTTGGCAACATCGTCGtcaccgtcgtcgtcgtcgtcggcggcGTTGGCACGTGGCGAACTGTGACGCACACTCTTTGAGCCAACAAGTGGATGGCAATGGAGATGTTCGGATATAGTACTCGTATGTTCTGTGTGTATATTCTACTTGGGTACGCTGAAGTCAAGTGTAAGACACCTGACAGTAGTGTGAAGTGGATGGCCCAAAAATACTGTGTATGCATGCAAGTGTCGGAGTctgaattttaattcaatgtgcgtgtgtgtgcatacTTCGAATAGATTTAACAAGTTTAAAGTAATCGCATATAAATTGCAAGTTATTACTTCAGcttacatttcatttaaggTGCGATGACATTAGATTTATTGTTCTGGAAGAATTGAATTACTTTTACAGGCATTCAATTCTAGTTAAATTGTCAGGAAAGTTGATGATCAATGGATGACAAATGCAGGCATGAAATGTAATTAGTGAATGATTGGCAAccatataattaaaatcatattaaattgaatacataCGTAagattttaatgaattttgatatttgaaatagacaaaaatgagtgagttaaaaagctttaaattaataattatataataattctaTAATATTACGTTAAAGCTGTATAACACAGAACCAAATTTTAAGTATTGAAACTGACAACTAAAACTTACTTAGCTGATGAAAAAAATCAATTCTGAATAAGagatttttaagttttatgtTAATTGGCACTAAGCTAATgattgaaaattgtaaatgattgaaattcaatattaaaataaataatgtgtaTTATAGTAGTCACTTGAGTCATGATTGAAATGGtaataatgataaattaaGGAAACCTTATGATATTCCGATCATAACAGTGAGGTCTTTAACAGTCAACCGATGATTTTTGAGCACTAATTCCTTCACTTCATTGACGTGTTTGACATCTGTTAACGTCGAGCGCTCTTAGTCTTCTTCCCTCTCTCGTTAAACTCTTTGTACcactaataaatatttttctgcGACATGATAGATTCACTAAAGGTCTTCcgcaacatcatcaacacTTCCGTAGTCTAAATTTCATTCcgcaaacaaaatttaatgccaCTTCTCTGATCAATTAAATCAGACATTGTAACAATCGGAAAATGCACTTTTGATTATTTGATAAACACAAgcgtaaatatatttcttataatgaaaatgaaatgaaatttcgcCCAGATGTCATTAACTGCTCAGTCAACtcaagaaaacaagaaaaaccaGGCAGAAATGTTAAGTCCATGAACTTTACTCGTTACTGTTGGGTTAcagaagtatatatatttaacaattatatCTCACTATTATCACACCGCTCAATTAGTTCCCGGCCCCACATATAGGGGGGCGGCAAAGCAAGCaaacatcgatattttttatCGATAGTGTCGATTATCATAAGCTCTGTGtttaagttaaaaatttttaaagtgaaaCAACCTTTGAGTTTTTCTACACTATGGAAAAAAAGGAATTTCATGTCCTCATTAAAcacattataaataaacaaataactaGTAAACACTTACCAGAGATACTAAAATGCATAATACTTTAGCTTTAGTTGATTAGTTAGTCTTGTCAATTAATTGTCATACACAATGTGTTGTACAGTAAATATTAGAGAATATTaagagtattttatttatacacactttacatttatattttgaaattaacaatACAATTGTTGCAACGTTTGTTCTCACATTCATCGCGTATCTAATTGAACCCAATCCCAAACGGATGaaataaagaatttgaattgaGTGCAGTCCGAACGAGTTTGGAGAGAGCTCCCTCTTCAAATGGTGGGCAGATGATGCTCGGTGCGATGCAGCATCGCTGCATTCTTGTTCAGTGGCTGAAGCTTCACATAATCCTGATGGgtgtgatgatgatgctggttgcttggcagcagcggcaacgagGTGTTTGAAGTCtgtgcaaagcaaaagctgattaataaacaataatagtGTGAGAGGAATGCGAATTGAGTTTCACCTTTGATTTATCACGCGCTGCGGCAATAGCAGCCGCTTGTGCCGCTCCagtttgcagctgctgcgctgctgtgGCAAGCATGAACTGCTGTGAGGCCAATTGCTGTTGCCGGAGTGTGGCTGCCTCGAGACTATTGATGTGCTCCTGCTCCCGCTGTTTGGCTATGTAGTCATCGAAGTACGAGTGCTTGATGAGTTTGTCGCATGACCAACGCTTGGCTGGATCCTTGTCCAGACACTTCTTCAGCACATCGATGGTTAGCGGATTTTGCAATGCCTTCGCTGGCATTTTATCCTCCAGCGGCTCAAGCGTGGGCGGCACTGGCAGCGTTATGCCCTTGAAGTATTCGTTCTGGCCAAAGATCTGTATGTGTCTTGGCAGCAAATCGCCCAGTGTCTTGCGTATCAAATACAGTTGATCGACATCGCTGCGTCCCGGCCACAGCGCCTCACCTCGCACCAGTTCCGCAAAGAGGCAGCCAATGGCCCAGACATCTACCGGAGTCCCATATTGCGTATCACCAACCAGCAGCTCTGGTGCTCGATACCAGCGTGTTGCCACGTAATCTGTGTAGTTCTCGCCTGGGCTCAACATTCGAGCGAATCCAAAGTCACAAAGCTTCACTTGACCCTGAGCCGTTAGCAGTATATTCTCCGGTTTGATGTCCCGATGCAGACAGCCCTGTTTGTGGCAATAGGCCACGCCCAGCAGTGTCTGGTAGCATATCTGTTTGGTGAGTGGCTCTGGGCAGCCCTGCGGATGACGCTCCAGCTCGTGGAGCACTGTCAGCTCACAGAATTCGAAGACCAGATGCAGACGACGCTTGCGACGAAAGACCTCCAGTAGTGACACCAGATTCGGGTGCTTGAGAttctaaatgaaatatttaagaaatcatttcaatattacATGTGTTTGGTTTAATTCTAGCAAATTAGAGAAACGAagaaagttaaataaataatcaaattaatcaaataaaattttaatttattaaaacttgtaaaccaatttataaaattataaaaactatatGAATACAGATTTAactaagtaaatataattctgAAACACAAGATAGATGCATAATTGAGTAAATATTGCTACACAAGTTATTACTTTCAAcaatagtaaaaaataatacaatatgtCTTatactaattaattaataaattatttatagaaacACAAATGAATTATATCaaaatcaataacaattttataaatcacGAAATGCTTAAAcgaatattcaaataatttattatgacttttaaaacaatttcgaaaattgtaaaaaaattacgtatacgtatatgcCGCCCTATGGGTATATAACTATATTCTTGCTCACCTTGAGCAGCCTTATCTCGCGCAATGCTATTTTGCGTATGGCCGGATCATCTTCAGACTCGACGAATCTTTTCACTGCAACCAGGGCTCCAGTCTCGCGATCTCGACACTTGTAGACAACGCCGTAGGATCCCTCGCCCAATCGGCTGAGCTTCTCATACCGATCCATTTTGCTGCTACCTTGTGGTCTGAAATGGTTGTTAAATGTAGATAGCATAATTCccaataatattcaaaaaacaattaacattGAAATCGAGTTTGAATTTGAAGTTTGCGAAAGTTGTTGTTAAATTAGTTTACCTTAGACTCAAACATTGACCACGTTTGATGTTTGCACGACGCATTGCTTTGCATTGAGCACATAGAATGTTAATGATGTTATTTGATTGACACGAACACATGAGAGAGATCACAATCACAtacgatatatgtatgtgaaacTACATTATACGGACAGTAGTTGTAGTAGTACGATTTAATGAGCGGTGATCTTTTCTTGgacaatttatttacagaTTTGAGTTTTGGTTCTTGATAATTTAGCTTGATGTCcaaaagttgatttttgatttgcgaaTCGTATTAGTTGTGTTAGTTTTTGGatgggtttcttttttttttattatttttggttttttgttgcaacgaaaacaaatgaGATTGGAAAAGTTTTCATGAGTTATTTGAATGCCagtgaattaaaattttgttatacTATGCTGATGAAATGATAAGATGTGAAAATGTTCGCTTAGAATTtagaaatgtaaattaaatttattacgaAACTAAAAacattgttaattaattgtatatttatataatgttAATGTAATGTAGAATATAAACTTAATTGAAGGGTTAGCAGAAGCTATCTAGcttatatgttaaatatatacttaacTACTCGTAGTTCCGCCTCTTAAGGCAATAAAAAACTTTCCTAAATTATAATCTACATCTGAGGTCAATATCCGGCTGacacaaattgttttataacCTAGCATAGCATAACGCATATCTCTAGCTTCATTAGAATCATACAAAATCGATACTACTAAAATACTTAATAGAACTTAGCCAGCACCCCACAAAGTAGACCCTTGGGTCCGTGAAAACAAGGCTGTAATCGATTTTCTGGCTTTAGCTTTAATGCGTGTCCTTTTCAGTCAAAATGGCGTTTTCTGGTCGAGTGTATATGAAATTCGAGAATATTTTAGCTGATTTCACATAAATGATAAGCTTAAAAGCAACATTTGTTCATAATGTTTCAATGTCAGGCCGAGGTAACTGAACTTTGAGAGGGTTTCTCTGGACCCgcaatcgaaatcgaaaaaacacacacacaaaacgagTGGGAAACCTCATAACATGTGTGCGGTTCATTAACAtggaaaatgcaattaaattaaatattcatgtgCGGATACAAGGTCTAAGTGCCAaatcgaaagagagagagaaaacgaaCAAATGCAATGCGAATACGAACGAATATAAATAGCGAAAACAAGAACTGTCGCGAAGCTGTCGAGCTGAGCAGGAAAGCACTTACCTAGTAGGTATCCATCTGGCTAGAATTTGACGTATTTGCCACTAGTGAGAAATATGTCGAAATGttttaatgatttaatatacatatgagtATCTGCAGAATGAGCTTCTAGTATTGGGAATTCAACTAATAGTATTAATACACACCATGCGCTAAAGAATCGGGAACTTTGTGGCGAATACTTAGCGATCAATATGATGATGggttttgctttttctcttctatttattttttgtatatttcttgaAAGGTCGACCAGTACAGGAGCCGCTTGTTTGACTGACAACTAACGACTGATTTCCCGGACTTTTAGCCCGACTCTGTCGTATCACCCCCCCGCGTGTGTTGCTGTCTGGTCGTCTGGTCGAGAGACCCGAGAGCCAATGTCATAGCAATGCGACCAAAGttaacaaagcaaaaaccacaacaaaagcaaaccatGCGCAGTGCTCTGAAGTTTTTCAAGAAGTTTCATGTTCCATGTAGTAGCTTCCTCGACCCCACAACCAACTCAACCCCTCTTAACCCCTCGCATTTCTCAACCCCTACGGTTGAGGTggatttgttgtatttgtttttgttaggCAACGCGtcgactacgacgacgacgactaccGGAAAACATTTGAGGCGAGTTGTTTCTTTTCcttatttttggcttttcttttctgtttcctcttttctttttcttttttgaggTTACCTGGTAGTTTCTGGTTAACGGGAATTGTAGGCGTGCGACCCCATCGTCTTTTAAACTGTGCTACAAAGGAACTTCTTCACTCGGAGAATGGGTAAACCAACAATAAAGAACGCAACAAAACTGGGGAAGATAGTCAAACTGGTGCAGCAGTGCAATAAGCTTGCCGAATGGgggaaatggaatggaatggtgTTGGGGTTACGACTCGTAACGTTGTTATATCAAATTCATTATGGGTTATTAACTATTGGTATTCCGTGGTGCAATTACGCCATGTTATGCTCAGGTATTATGGCTTTGAAACTTGAATTAATTATGACAAAAGTTCTTCTTTTTTACTGCcttaattgataaataaatatttaatgaagtccaattaaaaatgaattcaacTGTAGACAAACgtatgtaatttaattaaagattgCTTGGATTCATAAAGGGgagaaaataattataatattgtgTAATTTCGTTTTACGATTAATGTTATAAAACCATTTTGGTTTTTCggtatttaattcttttctattcaattaaataaatgcaatttctgTCAACATTAATAACTAAGAATAAGTAGGTgcaaaaatgatttcatttttattgttttaaataataaataaattaaactaataatttattttgacataTTCAGAAACTTTATATATCAagtagaaatatatttagcagtatttttttttttttagattattgtgtaattatttatttggatataatgaaataaatgcaaatattttattaaaaaagaatggaaaaataaattgcttatatatacatttatatatatagaatattttaaaatattggtCTTGTTTACGAAACCGTTTTCATAAATGTGTTAAGCTGTGTTATAAGCATAATTTTCCAATTAAGAAAATtgcagcaaaataaaaaaattaaggaagtacattaattttaaaaatataaatttcttaatatattatattttaatctaGAATCTAGACGAATCTAGAGAATTCGTGTCTTTAGCTCACCTTCGCAGCGAAAACAACTTGGATATCTCAAACATTTTCATGGTGAACGttgtaatatattatttttttattgctttatcACCTTTGCAACTTCaatggcaataacaacaaatgctgAAAGAcagcggcaatggcaacgacgacaacgaacTAAAACTACAATGGCAACGGTAAAATCGTCGCCCGCAACGATGCCAACGAATAAATTGGAGCACGAGACGATTGCGATGTCGAAACGCCAACAGCCGGGAAACGACTGAAGTTTGTTCTGGCCAGAACTTCAGTTGGTAAGCCAGCTAAATGGCCAACAAGCCAGTATCGCAAACAAGCCACACTTACAAGCtagcaagcaagcaaaaaaaagaaatgaaaacaaaaatggccGCTCAACTCGATTGCATCTGCGGACATTGCACATACGCCATGTTGGACACTGGCTCTTccgttttgtttcgtttcgtttcgtttggctTCATTTCGCTTGTGGTTGCGTgttgcattaaatatgcattaaaaatactcaaaaatgCATTGAAATCCAAGCAAGCAGTAACTTTGAAATGAATTACGAACCATTGTCACGCATACGCAGTGTTGTACTCGACCAaacagactgacagacaggGAAAACATACTAAGCTCTAATGAAAAGCACGTGCAACACCTTTTATCTGTTCTAGCCTCGAGGGAGGGCAATTAGTGGCTCGCTCCAATTTGGTCAATACATGGACGGCTTTTgaccttttgtttttgcccaACTCGGCTTGACTCGCTAGCTTTTCGCGcgattcaatttgcataataatctAGTGGCAGTGGTCGAAGGGtctctgtgtttttttgttgtgcttctgCTATTTTTACTACCTTTTGTTTACGAAGGCATTTGCTTTGATTATTCGACATTCTTCATgtaattgtagttgttttCATGCCtcttaattacattttttgccGCTTGAAGACTAAAGTGGGGAGGCCTACTCTGCCATGTAgttattcatttcattgttcGGTCAGTTTGTTGgctctattttttattttctttgtatttttgtttgccttccGCTGGGGTTCAATAGTCGACACTTGGCAGGGGCTGTTCAACTTTTGGTCAAGTGACTATGCGAACCCCATTGTACTATATTGATTGCACTGATTGCTCTGAAATGCGCGGAAATTGGCAGCTTGTTCGAGTGTGAAGTCTGCCAAACGGACTTTGGTAACAAAatgggggaaaaaaaaactaaagttctGCATTGATCGGGCACTTTTACGTACAACTTTGAAGTAGTCATTGCAAAGTTTAAAAcg comes from the Drosophila sulfurigaster albostrigata strain 15112-1811.04 chromosome 2L, ASM2355843v2, whole genome shotgun sequence genome and includes:
- the LOC133850640 gene encoding cyclin-dependent kinase-like 1 isoform X5 translates to MKMFEISKLFSLRRPQGSSKMDRYEKLSRLGEGSYGVVYKCRDRETGALVAVKRFVESEDDPAIRKIALREIRLLKNLKHPNLVSLLEVFRRKRRLHLVFEFCELTVLHELERHPQGCPEPLTKQICYQTLLGVAYCHKQGCLHRDIKPENILLTAQGQVKLCDFGFARMLSPGENYTDYVATRWYRAPELLVGDTQYGTPVDVWAIGCLFAELVRGEALWPGRSDVDQLYLIRKTLGDLLPRHIQIFGQNEYFKGITLPVPPTLEPLEDKMPAKALQNPLTIDVLKKCLDKDPAKRWSCDKLIKHSYFDDYIAKQREQEHINSLEAATLRQQQLASQQFMLATAAQQLQTGAAQAAAIAAARDKSKTSNTSLPLLPSNQHHHHTHQDYVKLQPLNKNAAMLHRTEHHLPTI
- the LOC133850640 gene encoding cyclin-dependent kinase-like 1 isoform X3, with translation MDKWFGEKRLWLFGNHLPLLPRRPQGSSKMDRYEKLSRLGEGSYGVVYKCRDRETGALVAVKRFVESEDDPAIRKIALREIRLLKNLKHPNLVSLLEVFRRKRRLHLVFEFCELTVLHELERHPQGCPEPLTKQICYQTLLGVAYCHKQGCLHRDIKPENILLTAQGQVKLCDFGFARMLSPGENYTDYVATRWYRAPELLVGDTQYGTPVDVWAIGCLFAELVRGEALWPGRSDVDQLYLIRKTLGDLLPRHIQIFGQNEYFKGITLPVPPTLEPLEDKMPAKALQNPLTIDVLKKCLDKDPAKRWSCDKLIKHSYFDDYIAKQREQEHINSLEAATLRQQQLASQQFMLATAAQQLQTGAAQAAAIAAARDKSKTSNTSLPLLPSNQHHHHTHQDYVKLQPLNKNAAMLHRTEHHLPTI
- the LOC133850640 gene encoding cyclin-dependent kinase-like 1 isoform X1, which codes for MFQNYYLPQAFQESFLYRLIQRIQVCNEPALDDRHRRPQGSSKMDRYEKLSRLGEGSYGVVYKCRDRETGALVAVKRFVESEDDPAIRKIALREIRLLKNLKHPNLVSLLEVFRRKRRLHLVFEFCELTVLHELERHPQGCPEPLTKQICYQTLLGVAYCHKQGCLHRDIKPENILLTAQGQVKLCDFGFARMLSPGENYTDYVATRWYRAPELLVGDTQYGTPVDVWAIGCLFAELVRGEALWPGRSDVDQLYLIRKTLGDLLPRHIQIFGQNEYFKGITLPVPPTLEPLEDKMPAKALQNPLTIDVLKKCLDKDPAKRWSCDKLIKHSYFDDYIAKQREQEHINSLEAATLRQQQLASQQFMLATAAQQLQTGAAQAAAIAAARDKSKTSNTSLPLLPSNQHHHHTHQDYVKLQPLNKNAAMLHRTEHHLPTI
- the LOC133850796 gene encoding uncharacterized protein LOC133850796 isoform X1, which translates into the protein MLFMESYLCYCSVRLGVMLVATLSIIMNITLSVIFFIHGVNIFDGLIDLLENDSQYKCSNSVRKAIHWVHHSPDNVLVFLQCMCYAHIATALLGIYGAIRLHKWMVIPLALFEFIYFLGITIGHIVLMIMLKKQINLGLLIVLTLVGSFYCLFAGYNCVTCIAMFQIIKLVRSAKYRQLYGEDPFHPIPLKRSHGSNGSIQQLRMGLPEDTDIDEQKRLAKLGLWPSRQPQVISVIPVQTPAIGLKWWQQQALDRDDQLQDSAILRNWQHGELLKGAAGNAERKNALNRRYAEAQHYRWN
- the LOC133850796 gene encoding uncharacterized protein LOC133850796 isoform X2, whose amino-acid sequence is MTHSTSAAIRCEKLFIGYIILHKWMVIPLALFEFIYFLGITIGHIVLMIMLKKQINLGLLIVLTLVGSFYCLFAGYNCVTCIAMFQIIKLVRSAKYRQLYGEDPFHPIPLKRSHGSNGSIQQLRMGLPEDTDIDEQKRLAKLGLWPSRQPQVISVIPVQTPAIGLKWWQQQALDRDDQLQDSAILRNWQHGELLKGAAGNAERKNALNRRYAEAQHYRWN
- the LOC133850640 gene encoding cyclin-dependent kinase-like 1 isoform X2, coding for MCSCQSNNIINILCAQCKAMRRANIKRGQCLSLRPQGSSKMDRYEKLSRLGEGSYGVVYKCRDRETGALVAVKRFVESEDDPAIRKIALREIRLLKNLKHPNLVSLLEVFRRKRRLHLVFEFCELTVLHELERHPQGCPEPLTKQICYQTLLGVAYCHKQGCLHRDIKPENILLTAQGQVKLCDFGFARMLSPGENYTDYVATRWYRAPELLVGDTQYGTPVDVWAIGCLFAELVRGEALWPGRSDVDQLYLIRKTLGDLLPRHIQIFGQNEYFKGITLPVPPTLEPLEDKMPAKALQNPLTIDVLKKCLDKDPAKRWSCDKLIKHSYFDDYIAKQREQEHINSLEAATLRQQQLASQQFMLATAAQQLQTGAAQAAAIAAARDKSKTSNTSLPLLPSNQHHHHTHQDYVKLQPLNKNAAMLHRTEHHLPTI
- the LOC133850640 gene encoding cyclin-dependent kinase-like 1 isoform X4 is translated as MWQIRQILARWIPTRPQGSSKMDRYEKLSRLGEGSYGVVYKCRDRETGALVAVKRFVESEDDPAIRKIALREIRLLKNLKHPNLVSLLEVFRRKRRLHLVFEFCELTVLHELERHPQGCPEPLTKQICYQTLLGVAYCHKQGCLHRDIKPENILLTAQGQVKLCDFGFARMLSPGENYTDYVATRWYRAPELLVGDTQYGTPVDVWAIGCLFAELVRGEALWPGRSDVDQLYLIRKTLGDLLPRHIQIFGQNEYFKGITLPVPPTLEPLEDKMPAKALQNPLTIDVLKKCLDKDPAKRWSCDKLIKHSYFDDYIAKQREQEHINSLEAATLRQQQLASQQFMLATAAQQLQTGAAQAAAIAAARDKSKTSNTSLPLLPSNQHHHHTHQDYVKLQPLNKNAAMLHRTEHHLPTI